GGAGGTGCGCCAGTTCCCCGGCGGCGCCTCGAACCTGACCTACCTGCTGCGGATGCAGGACGGCCCCGACCTGATCCTGCGCCGCCCGCCGGTCGGCACCAAGGCGAAGGGCGCCCACGACATGGGCCGCGAGTACCGGATCCAGGACGCGCTCGAGCCGGTCTTCCCCCAGGTGCCGGCGATGGCGGCGTACTGCACCGCGGAGGACAGCCCCATCGGCAGCGAGCTCTACGTGATGGAGCGGCTCGACGGGCTGATCCCGCGCCGCGACTTCGGGTTCCCCGTCAGCGAGAGCCAGGCGAGCGCGCTGTGCGACGCCGCCGTCGACACGCTCGTCGCTCTGCACGCCGTCGACGTGTCCGCCGTGCCGGGCCTCGCGGCGCTCAACAAGGGCGACGGGTACGTCGCGCGCCAGGTCGTGGGGTGGATCGCCCGCCTCGACGACGCCCGCACCGACGACACCGGCGACTGGTCCGACATCACCGGCTGGCTCACCACGCACCAGCCCGCCGACGTCGGACAGCGGATGATCCACAACGACTACCGCTTCGACAACATGGTCCTCGACGCCGACGACCCCACCCGGATCATCGGCCTGCTCGACTGGGAGCTGGCCACCGTGGGCGACCCGCTGATGGACCTCGGCTGCACGCTGGCCTACTGGGTGCAGGGCGACGACGACGAGTTCTTCCAGCTGTTCCGCCGCCAGCCCACGACCGCGCCGGGCATGTGGACCCGCCAGCAGGTCGTCGACGCCTACTGCGCCCGCAGCGGGCTGTCCCTGACGCCGGCGCGGTGGACGTTCTACGAGGTCTTCGGCCTGTTCCGCCTGGCCGTGATCGCCCAGCAGATCTGGTACCGCTACGTCCACGGCCAGACCACCAACGAGGCGTACGCCGCGTTCGGGCCCGCGGTCGGTTACCTCGAGGCGCGCTGCCGTCAGGTCCTGGCGGCGCTGACTGCAGGGGAGGGTGCCTGATGGGGGTGCTGCTGCTGGTCCGCCACGGCCAGGCGTCCTTCGGGTCCGACGACTACGACGTGCTCTCCGAGACCGGGTGGGAGCAGGGTCGGGTGCTCGGCCGCTGGCTCGCCAAGGAGGGGCCCGAGCCGGCCTCGGTCGTGCACGGCGGGATGCGCCGGCACCGCGAGACCTGGGAGGCGATCGCCGAGGGTGCCGGTTGGGGCCCGGGATCGCCCGAGGCCGCGGTCGACGAGGACTGGGCCGAGTTCGACCACCTCGGCGTCCTGGCGCGCTACGCCGAGGCGACCGGCGCGGTCGTCGACCACACCACCGATCGCCGCGCCTTCCAGGAGCAGTTCGAGGTCTCCACCGCGCACTGGACCGCGGCCGGTCCCGACGGCGGCTACCCCGAGCCCTACGACGCTTTCGTCGGCCGCGCCCGCGCGGCCCTCGACGCCGCGGCCGCCCGGCCGGGACCCACGCTCGTCGTCACGTCCGGAGGAGTGATCGCGGCGCTGGCCGCGCTGCTCGTCGTACCGGACACGTCGGCGGTGGGACCCGTGTGGGCGCGGTTCAACACGGTCATCGCGAACACCTCGGTGAGCCGGGTGATCGTCGGTGCGAGCGGCGCCCGGTTGCTCACCTTCAACGAGCACCCGCACCTGCCGCGGTCGCTGGTGACCTACCGCTAGGCAGGTGGGCATGTCCGACCAGGTGATGAACGCCGTCATCGCGACCGCCCTCGGCACCGTGGTGGCGGTGCTGCTGCTGATCCCGGTCGCCGCGGTGGAGTACCGCAAGGACGGGCGGCTGGGCCCGCGCGACCTGACCGTGCTGCTCTCCGGTGCGGTCTACGGGCTGGCCCTGTGGACGTACACCCTGCTGCCGATGCCGGCGGACGACGACTACGCCTGTGCGGGCCGGCAGACGGTCCCGTTCGACACGATCCGCGCGATCGACTGGGGCGACCTCGGCTCCCGGGCCGGGCTGTCGGCGCTCGTGCACGACGCGGCGTTCCTGCAGGTGGCGCTCAACGTGCTGCTGTTCGTGCCGCTCGGCTGGTTCGTGCGGCGCATCGCGCGGCGCGGTGTCGTGGTCGCGACCCTGCTCGGCTTCTCGGTCTCGCTGCTGATCGAGACCACGCAGGCCACCGGCGTGTGGCACCTCTACGACTGCGCCTACCGGCTCTTCGACGTCGACGACCTGATGATCAACACGCTCGGCGCGACCCTCGGCTCGCTGGTCTCGGCGATCTTCATCCGCCGGCAGCGCCCCGAGGTCGTCTGGCCGACGACCATCACGCTCGGCCGCCGCTGGGTCGGCATGGTCTGCGACGGGCTGTTCGTGCTGCTGCTCGGCTCGACGCTGTCGATCGCGTGGCGGGCGGTGCAGCTGTACGTCGTGGAGGTGCCCTTCGAGGACCTGCCGACCACGCCCGAGCGCCTGCTGCAGTGGGGCGTCCCGGGGCTGGTCGAGGCGGTCGCCGTGCTCCTCGGCGGGCGGAGCGTCGGCGAGTGGGTGGTGTCGGTGCGCACGACCGGCGGGCGCGGCCCGGTCCCGGTCGCCCGCCTCGTCAAGCTCGTGACCGGGGTCGGCCCGTTCGTGGCGCTGCTCGCGATCCCGGGCGCCTGGACCGGACCGGTGCTCGCGCTCTTCGTCGTCGTCAGCCTAGTGGCGGCGGTCCCCAGGGCGGGCGGGCACCGCGGCCTGTCCCACGGCGCTGCCGGGCTCGACCTCGAGATAGTGCTGCCGCGGTCGGCGCGCGAGCGGGAACCGGTCAGATCAGCTTCTTGAGCACCCCGAGCGGGGCGTGCTTCATGACCGGCGCCATCGCCGCCCACGGCAGCGGCGGCACGCAGGCGTCGGCGACCTCCTTCTCGATGGCGGCCACCATCGCCGCCACGCCCTTCTCGGTCGACGACATCAGCGGCGTGTGCTGGTCGACCTTGTCGTTCATCTCCGAGCGGATGTAGCCCGGGTAGAGCACGGTGACCTTGATCCTCTTCTGCAGCCTCGTGCCGTGCAGCTCGGTCCGCAGCCCCTCGGCCAGGTGCGCGACGCCGGCCTTGGTGGCGGCGTACGTCGTCATCGAGGAGGGCATGCCGCGCATCGCCGACATCGAGGACACCATCACCAGGTGCCCGGCCTCCTGGGCGCGGAAGACCTCCATCGCGGCCTCGGTCTGCGCGAGCGCGCCGACGAAGTTGGTCATCGCGGTCTCGAGGTTGGCGTCGAAGCGGCCGGTGCCCAGCTTCGCGCCCTTGCCGAGGCCGGCGTTGACCACGACCCGGTCCAGCCGGCCGAGCTCGTCGCGCAGCTCGCCGAACACCCGGAAGACGGCGGCGTGGTCGGTCACGTCGAGTGCGCGCAGCGCGACCCGGCGCTCGGGGTGGGCCGCGCGGATCTCGTCCGCGAGCTCCTCGAGCCGCTCGGTACGCCGCGCCGCGAGTGCGAGGTCGTACCCGCGAGCGGCGAACTGGCGGGCCATCTCGGCGCCCAGCCCGCTGGACGCGCCGGTGATCAGGATCGTCGGTGCCATGGCGGCAGTCTGGCGCACCGACCCCTGTGGCAGGGTGACCGCCGGGCTCGGAAGGGAGCAGCGATGCGGAGGATCGGGATGATCCGGACCAGCGTGGCGGTCGTGCTGCTGGCGAGTGCCGGCGCGACGGGCGCGCCCGCGCTGGCGAAGGCACCGGTGCCGACCTGCGCGGGCAAGCGCGCCACGATCGTGGACCCCTCGAAGGGCAACGACCGGATCGTCGGGACCAGCAGGCGTGACGTGATCGTCGCCGGCCGCGGCAAGGGCCGCGACGTCGTCCTCGGGCTCGACGGCGACGACCTGGTCTGCGGCGACGCCCGGACCCGGGTGCTCGGCGGGCGCGGCGACGACACCGTCTACCACGCCGGAAGCGCAGACGGCGGCAAGGGCGCCGACCGGTTCCACGGTGTCGGCACGGCACGCGGCGGCAAAGGCGCCGACGCCTACTGGGCCCCGATGGGCACCGGCTCCTTCGACGGCGGTGCGGGCCATGACCGGGTGGTCTTCTACGAGGGCTACGTCCCCGGCACCACCTCGGGCGTCTACGTCAACCTCGCGCTGGGCCTGGCGTCCGCGGAAGCCGAGGTGGGCAGCCTCCGGATGCGGACCACCCTCGCCGGGACCGAGGAGGTCCGCGGCACGCCGGACGACGACCTGATCCTGGGCGACGCCCTCGACGACGTCCTGCGTGGAGGCGACGGCAACGACGTCCTCAACGGCCGGGCCGGGCTCGACACCGTCGTCGGCGGGCGCGGCAAGGACACCTGCACCGGCGAGCTGCGCCGGGGCTGCGAGCAGTAGCGCCCGCCGGCCGGGCTCAGGCCATCCTGGCCGCGGCGATCCGCGCCAGGCGCACGACCTGTGCCTTGCGCGGCGACGCCGGCTGCTGGACCTCGATCACCAGCACCCGCTTGCCCTTGCGGACCGCGACCGTGAAGTAGTGGCTCGGAGCCAGGCCGGTGCCGGCTGCGGGAGTCGTCGTGGCGCGGTAGCCGACCCGGGGACCACCGAGCTTCGGCAGCCTCTCCGGCTGGACCGTGGTGGCGATGCCGGCCCAGTACTGGCTGCAGTCGCGCACGAAGGCCTGGTACGCCGCGAGCAGCGCCCGGGCCTGGGCCGATGTGGTGAGCTGGAGCACCCGCACGTCGATCGTGCGCCCGGTCGAGAAGTCCTCGCCCGAGCGGAGCTCGCCGTAGCGCACCCCGGTCTCGGCCCACTTCGAGCAGACGCCGGCGTACTGGCCGGTCGTCGGTGTCGAGGCCCGGAACAGGTGGAGTCCCGCGAGATCGGGGATCGCGTGGACGATCTCCGACCTCGACGGCAGGTCCTTCGTGGCCACGGGGCGCGCTGCCGCCCGGCCGGCGGGCGTGGCGGCGACCGGGGCGCTGGTCAGCACCGGGGCGACGAGCGCGAGCAGGGCGGCCAGGGCGGTCAGGACGGCGAGACGGGTGCGGTGCATCGGGTTCCTCCGGGTCCGAGATGCCCGCACGCTACTCCGGTGCCGCTGCGGCGGTTCGACCGGCTCAGGGCATACCGGGTATACAGTCTCCATACCCGGTATGTAGTCATCCCCGAGGGAGCACCGATGTCCGTGAAGCACGCCCTGCTGGCGCTGCTGGAGCAGCAGCCCATGTACGGCTACCAGCTGCGCGCCGAGTTCGAGCAGCGCACCGGCACCACCTGGCCGCTCAACGTCGGGCAGGTCTACACGACGCTGACCCGGCTCGAGCGCGACGGCCTCGCCCTCGCCGACGGCGAGGACGGCGAGGGCCACGTGATCTACCGGATCACCGAGGCCGGGCGCGGCGAGGTCGCCACCTGGTTCACCACGCCGGTCGCCCGCACCCAGCCGCCGCGCGACGAGCTCGCGATCAAGCTCGCCCTCGCCGTGACCGTGCCCGGCGTCGACGTCGGCACCGTGATCCAGCAGCAGCGCAGTGCCACGATGGCCGCGCTGCAGGACTACACCCGCCTCAAGCGGCAGGCGGCCGGTTCCGCCGACCGCGCGGACCTCGCCTGGAGCCTGGTCCTCGACTCCCTCGTGTTCGGCGCCGAGGCCGAGATCCGCTGGCTCGACCACTGCGAGGCACGGTTGCGGCGGGCGGCGTCCGAGGTTGGACGAGAAAACTCGCGCTTGGACGAGGATGCTTCCTCGTCCCAGCGCCAGTTTCACCGGCCGGCCGGTGAAACTGCCTCGGGGGCCCCGCGGTGAGCCCCGACCTCCACGACCAGGCCCGCCGTCTCGACCGGGCCGAGCGGCGCTGGCTCGCCGACGCCCGCGACCGGCTCCAGCGCATCCGAGCCACCCGCCTCCTCTCCCGAAAGCAAGAGCGATGAACCCCGTCCTCCAGCTCACCGACGTCACCCGCACCCACGGCATCGCGCCGCACGAGGTGCTCGCCCTGCGCGGCGTCTCCTTCGCGGCCCACCCCGGTGAGCTGGTCGCCGTGATGGGCCCCTCCGGCTCCGGCAAGTCGACCCTGCTCACCATCGCCGGCGGGCTCGACCAGCCGACCAGCGGTGAGGTCAGCGTTGAGGGTGTCGACCTCGCGCGGCTCGGGCAGCAGGGACGGGCGCGGATGCGGCGTACGTCGATCGGTTACGTCTTCCAGGGCTTCAACCTGATCCCCGCGCTCACCGCGACCGAGAACGTCGCCCTCCCGCGCGAGCTCGACGGGATCGGCCCCCGCCAGGCCCGGGCCGAGGCGCGGCGCGCACTGGCGGAGGTCGGCATCCTCGACCTCGCCGACCGGTTCCCCGACAACATGTCCGGCGGCCAGCAGCAGCGGGTCGCCATCGCCCGTGCCGTCGTCGGCGAGCGCCGGCTGATCCTGGCCGACGAGCCGACCGGCGCCCTCGACACCGAGACCGGCGAGGGGATCCTCCAGCTGCTCCGCGCGCGCTGCGACGCCGGCGCGGCGGGCGTCCTGGTCACCCACGAGGCGCGGCACGCCGCCTGGGCCGACCGGGTGGT
This genomic interval from Nocardioides kongjuensis contains the following:
- a CDS encoding VanZ family protein; the protein is MSDQVMNAVIATALGTVVAVLLLIPVAAVEYRKDGRLGPRDLTVLLSGAVYGLALWTYTLLPMPADDDYACAGRQTVPFDTIRAIDWGDLGSRAGLSALVHDAAFLQVALNVLLFVPLGWFVRRIARRGVVVATLLGFSVSLLIETTQATGVWHLYDCAYRLFDVDDLMINTLGATLGSLVSAIFIRRQRPEVVWPTTITLGRRWVGMVCDGLFVLLLGSTLSIAWRAVQLYVVEVPFEDLPTTPERLLQWGVPGLVEAVAVLLGGRSVGEWVVSVRTTGGRGPVPVARLVKLVTGVGPFVALLAIPGAWTGPVLALFVVVSLVAAVPRAGGHRGLSHGAAGLDLEIVLPRSAREREPVRSAS
- a CDS encoding histidine phosphatase family protein, with protein sequence MGVLLLVRHGQASFGSDDYDVLSETGWEQGRVLGRWLAKEGPEPASVVHGGMRRHRETWEAIAEGAGWGPGSPEAAVDEDWAEFDHLGVLARYAEATGAVVDHTTDRRAFQEQFEVSTAHWTAAGPDGGYPEPYDAFVGRARAALDAAAARPGPTLVVTSGGVIAALAALLVVPDTSAVGPVWARFNTVIANTSVSRVIVGASGARLLTFNEHPHLPRSLVTYR
- a CDS encoding phosphotransferase family protein produces the protein MDESRPVRDEDAFDVAAVEAWLDRGPIAEVRQFPGGASNLTYLLRMQDGPDLILRRPPVGTKAKGAHDMGREYRIQDALEPVFPQVPAMAAYCTAEDSPIGSELYVMERLDGLIPRRDFGFPVSESQASALCDAAVDTLVALHAVDVSAVPGLAALNKGDGYVARQVVGWIARLDDARTDDTGDWSDITGWLTTHQPADVGQRMIHNDYRFDNMVLDADDPTRIIGLLDWELATVGDPLMDLGCTLAYWVQGDDDEFFQLFRRQPTTAPGMWTRQQVVDAYCARSGLSLTPARWTFYEVFGLFRLAVIAQQIWYRYVHGQTTNEAYAAFGPAVGYLEARCRQVLAALTAGEGA
- a CDS encoding calcium-binding protein, which codes for MIRTSVAVVLLASAGATGAPALAKAPVPTCAGKRATIVDPSKGNDRIVGTSRRDVIVAGRGKGRDVVLGLDGDDLVCGDARTRVLGGRGDDTVYHAGSADGGKGADRFHGVGTARGGKGADAYWAPMGTGSFDGGAGHDRVVFYEGYVPGTTSGVYVNLALGLASAEAEVGSLRMRTTLAGTEEVRGTPDDDLILGDALDDVLRGGDGNDVLNGRAGLDTVVGGRGKDTCTGELRRGCEQ
- a CDS encoding ABC transporter ATP-binding protein, whose amino-acid sequence is MNPVLQLTDVTRTHGIAPHEVLALRGVSFAAHPGELVAVMGPSGSGKSTLLTIAGGLDQPTSGEVSVEGVDLARLGQQGRARMRRTSIGYVFQGFNLIPALTATENVALPRELDGIGPRQARAEARRALAEVGILDLADRFPDNMSGGQQQRVAIARAVVGERRLILADEPTGALDTETGEGILQLLRARCDAGAAGVLVTHEARHAAWADRVVFLRDGVVVDETGADRVDVLTEPAAR
- a CDS encoding PadR family transcriptional regulator — translated: MSVKHALLALLEQQPMYGYQLRAEFEQRTGTTWPLNVGQVYTTLTRLERDGLALADGEDGEGHVIYRITEAGRGEVATWFTTPVARTQPPRDELAIKLALAVTVPGVDVGTVIQQQRSATMAALQDYTRLKRQAAGSADRADLAWSLVLDSLVFGAEAEIRWLDHCEARLRRAASEVGRENSRLDEDASSSQRQFHRPAGETASGAPR
- a CDS encoding SDR family oxidoreductase, producing the protein MAPTILITGASSGLGAEMARQFAARGYDLALAARRTERLEELADEIRAAHPERRVALRALDVTDHAAVFRVFGELRDELGRLDRVVVNAGLGKGAKLGTGRFDANLETAMTNFVGALAQTEAAMEVFRAQEAGHLVMVSSMSAMRGMPSSMTTYAATKAGVAHLAEGLRTELHGTRLQKRIKVTVLYPGYIRSEMNDKVDQHTPLMSSTEKGVAAMVAAIEKEVADACVPPLPWAAMAPVMKHAPLGVLKKLI